A region of Polyangiaceae bacterium DNA encodes the following proteins:
- the hflX gene encoding GTPase HflX translates to MASGKRPTAVLIAVKLPDVSEAELDASLSELRRLVKTLGYDVIDRVTQTRDNLAPAAVLGEGKLAELAELTGGSGKSSLPLPIKKKSKARRGWEQGDEAAEPEGEEEPSEAAIDLVAVDHDISPSQARNLERATGTTVLDRTGVIIEIFHRHAKSREARLQVEIARLTYTAPRLRESPGGKERQAGRGAGEAALELDRRKIRDRIAELRTELASIQREQGVRRAHRREARRVALVGYTNAGKSSLMRALTASQVYVEDKLFATLDTTVRALQPEAKPRILVSDTVGFIKKLPHDLVASFKSTLDEALEASLLLHVVDAADPSWESQLEVTRSVLAEIGAEGLPARLVMNKIDKLATEELAELRARLPDAWFVSAHAPADVAQLRDQIIAFFEASYLEAELFVPWGKQRLVSEMHDSGRVLEERYGEDGVSVRLRTDEQTLARLRDELGAQPS, encoded by the coding sequence ATGGCGTCGGGCAAGCGTCCCACCGCGGTCCTGATTGCGGTCAAGCTCCCCGACGTGAGCGAGGCGGAGCTCGACGCGAGCCTCTCCGAGCTCAGACGGCTGGTCAAGACGCTGGGCTACGACGTCATCGATCGCGTGACGCAGACGCGCGACAATCTCGCTCCCGCCGCCGTGCTCGGCGAGGGCAAGCTCGCCGAGCTGGCCGAGCTCACGGGCGGCAGCGGCAAGAGCAGCCTACCCCTGCCGATCAAGAAGAAGAGCAAGGCGCGACGGGGCTGGGAGCAGGGAGACGAGGCGGCCGAGCCAGAGGGCGAGGAAGAGCCCTCGGAGGCCGCGATCGACCTGGTCGCGGTCGATCACGACATCTCGCCCAGCCAAGCCCGCAATCTGGAGCGCGCGACCGGCACGACCGTGCTCGATCGCACCGGGGTGATCATCGAGATCTTCCATCGCCACGCCAAGAGCCGGGAGGCGCGCCTGCAGGTGGAGATCGCGCGCCTGACGTACACGGCGCCGCGCCTGCGCGAGTCACCGGGTGGCAAGGAGCGCCAGGCCGGGCGCGGCGCCGGCGAGGCCGCCCTGGAGCTGGACCGGCGCAAGATCCGCGACCGCATCGCCGAGCTCAGGACGGAGCTCGCCTCGATCCAGCGGGAGCAGGGCGTGCGACGCGCTCACCGCCGTGAAGCGCGGCGCGTTGCCCTCGTCGGCTACACCAACGCCGGCAAGAGCTCGCTGATGCGCGCGCTCACCGCGAGCCAAGTCTACGTCGAGGACAAGCTCTTCGCGACGCTCGACACGACGGTGCGGGCCCTCCAGCCGGAGGCGAAGCCGCGCATCTTGGTCAGCGACACCGTCGGCTTCATCAAGAAGCTGCCCCACGACCTGGTTGCCAGCTTCAAGTCCACGCTCGACGAAGCCCTGGAGGCGTCGCTCCTGCTCCACGTCGTGGACGCCGCGGATCCGAGCTGGGAGAGCCAGCTCGAGGTGACGCGGAGCGTGCTGGCGGAGATCGGCGCGGAGGGTCTGCCCGCGCGCCTGGTCATGAACAAGATCGACAAGCTCGCGACCGAGGAGCTGGCCGAGCTCCGGGCGCGCCTGCCGGACGCTTGGTTCGTGTCGGCCCACGCTCCGGCCGACGTCGCCCAGCTGCGCGACCAGATCATCGCCTTCTTCGAGGCGAGCTACCTGGAGGCCGAGCTGTTCGTGCCGTGGGGCAAACAGCGGCTGGTGTCCGAGATGCACGACTCGGGGCGCGTGCTCGAGGAGCGCTACGGCGAAGACGGCGTCAGCGTGCGCCTGCGCACCGACGAACAGACGCTGGCGCGGCTCAGAGACGAGCTGGGCGCTCAGCCTTCGTGA
- a CDS encoding beta-propeller domain-containing protein codes for MPFARFSAKLPKILAVATLGLGAALGPACRKSTDGDPLAKVIQHHSRKTLTAFGSEAELSKFLKDMAKARKAQAHTAQPGSAYAGAEAEAPAAQAAPAPEPSAAADTASSAKSDESVTNTQHAGVDEGGIVKLHGDHLVVLRRGRLFTVRTSDLTPVSAVDAFAPDIDPGGTWYDEMLIGANTVVVVGYSYDRGGTELGLFDISDSGRLKYRATYHLRSNDYYSSRNYASRLIGDKLIFYTPLYLSVGDEDPFRSFPALRKWKKGVKDTDFQRIASATRIYRPIQKASSLTLHTVTVCDLGKRELSCDATAVLGPAGRVFYVSPGSVFVWVTDYEQLDDRSLPRSFVYRMPLDGSSPSALQTAGSPVDQFSFLEDTEGFLNVLVRAEAAGDGMWNAEVSGGDIALMRVRLTSFSDGADKVPASHYRQLPKPAGYTFQNRFVGKYVLYGTGSGWGAPEEKERGGLVAYRYSGGAEPAKLPLTHGVDRIEALGADALVVGTDGKDLHFSPIALGQRPSVAQRYTRKNASQGELRSHGFFYKPLDEKSGLIGLPVAEAGRPGYEHLFQNSASVLFLRNDLLRFTELGTLGARPEGSADDGCRASCVDWYGNARPLFFKGRLFALLGYEIVEGELDGSRIKETRRVSFAPRRAQIAR; via the coding sequence ATGCCGTTCGCCCGCTTCTCCGCCAAGCTCCCGAAAATCCTGGCCGTCGCCACCCTCGGCCTCGGCGCCGCCCTCGGGCCGGCCTGCCGCAAGTCCACCGATGGCGACCCGCTCGCGAAGGTCATCCAGCACCACTCGAGGAAGACCCTGACGGCCTTCGGCTCCGAGGCGGAGCTGTCCAAGTTCTTGAAGGACATGGCCAAGGCGCGAAAGGCGCAGGCCCACACCGCGCAGCCGGGCTCCGCCTACGCCGGCGCCGAAGCCGAGGCCCCCGCCGCGCAAGCGGCCCCCGCACCCGAGCCCAGCGCCGCGGCAGACACCGCGTCGTCTGCCAAGAGCGACGAGTCGGTCACGAACACCCAGCACGCCGGGGTGGACGAGGGCGGCATCGTGAAGCTGCACGGCGATCACCTGGTGGTGCTGCGGCGCGGCCGGCTGTTCACGGTCCGCACTTCGGACCTGACGCCGGTCTCGGCGGTGGACGCCTTCGCGCCGGACATCGACCCAGGCGGCACCTGGTACGACGAGATGCTGATCGGCGCGAACACCGTCGTGGTGGTCGGCTACAGCTACGACCGCGGCGGAACGGAGCTCGGTCTGTTCGACATCAGCGACTCCGGGCGGCTGAAGTATCGCGCAACCTATCACCTGCGCTCGAACGACTATTACTCCTCGCGCAACTACGCGAGCCGCCTGATCGGCGACAAGCTGATCTTCTACACCCCGCTCTACTTGTCCGTCGGCGACGAGGATCCGTTCCGCTCCTTCCCTGCCCTGCGCAAGTGGAAGAAGGGGGTGAAGGACACCGACTTCCAGCGCATCGCCTCGGCGACGCGCATCTACCGGCCGATCCAGAAGGCTTCGTCGCTCACGCTGCACACCGTCACGGTCTGCGATCTCGGCAAACGCGAGCTCTCGTGCGACGCCACGGCGGTGCTCGGCCCGGCGGGGCGCGTGTTCTACGTGTCCCCCGGCTCGGTGTTCGTCTGGGTCACCGACTACGAACAGCTCGACGACCGCTCACTGCCGCGCTCGTTCGTGTACCGAATGCCGCTCGACGGCTCGAGCCCGTCGGCGCTCCAGACCGCGGGTAGCCCGGTCGATCAGTTCTCGTTCTTGGAAGACACCGAGGGTTTTCTGAACGTGCTGGTACGCGCCGAGGCTGCGGGCGACGGCATGTGGAACGCGGAGGTCAGCGGCGGCGACATCGCCTTGATGCGCGTGCGCCTCACGAGCTTCTCCGACGGCGCGGACAAAGTCCCCGCCTCGCACTACCGCCAGCTGCCCAAGCCCGCCGGCTACACCTTCCAGAACCGCTTCGTCGGCAAATACGTGCTCTACGGCACGGGCAGCGGCTGGGGCGCGCCCGAGGAGAAGGAGCGCGGCGGTCTGGTCGCCTACCGCTACTCCGGCGGCGCCGAGCCCGCGAAGCTCCCGCTCACCCACGGCGTCGATCGCATCGAGGCGCTGGGCGCCGACGCGCTGGTCGTCGGCACCGACGGCAAGGACCTGCACTTCTCACCCATCGCCCTCGGCCAGCGCCCGAGCGTGGCCCAGCGCTACACGCGCAAGAACGCCTCACAGGGCGAGCTCCGGAGCCACGGCTTCTTCTACAAGCCGCTCGACGAAAAATCGGGGCTGATCGGCCTGCCCGTGGCCGAGGCCGGCCGCCCCGGCTACGAGCACCTGTTCCAGAATTCGGCGTCGGTGCTGTTCCTACGCAACGACCTCTTGCGGTTCACCGAGCTCGGCACGCTGGGCGCTCGGCCCGAAGGCAGCGCCGACGACGGCTGCCGCGCCTCCTGCGTGGACTGGTACGGCAACGCGCGCCCGCTGTTCTTCAAGGGTCGCCTGTTCGCCCTGCTCGGCTACGAGATCGTCGAAGGCGAGCTCGACGGCAGCCGCATCAAGGAGACCCGGCGGGTGAGCTTCGCGCCCCGGCGTGCGCAGATCGCGCGCTAG
- a CDS encoding TIGR03790 family protein: protein MRSRSAFDNKYCNTTGGACGPTASVASHDSDTTAPFTDHGIRPTMMLVGKDAATAKALVDRGVAADDTFPTGEGWLIRTTDTARSVRWPAFVTLTSEWTDPSVMKLTYVDNSKGTGSNEIESQKDVLFYFTGLASVPKIETNGYRPGAIADHLTSYGGQVPTSGQMSIAKWIEVGVTGSFGTVVEPCNYQSKFPDPRVVVPRYYRGETLLEAYWKSVAAPGEGLFVGEPLARPWGAEIVSYAGGTLSIQTTHLDPAKSYQIERADAESGPFTLVQGGITVPNHQRVTLTVAPADAPVYRLSVE, encoded by the coding sequence GTGCGTTCGCGCTCGGCTTTCGACAACAAGTACTGCAACACCACCGGCGGCGCCTGCGGACCCACGGCCAGCGTGGCCAGCCACGACTCCGACACCACGGCCCCCTTCACCGACCACGGCATTCGGCCGACGATGATGCTGGTCGGCAAGGACGCCGCGACGGCCAAGGCGCTGGTCGACCGCGGAGTCGCCGCGGACGATACCTTCCCGACCGGCGAGGGCTGGCTGATCAGGACCACCGACACGGCGCGCAGCGTACGCTGGCCGGCCTTCGTGACGCTCACCTCGGAGTGGACCGATCCGAGCGTGATGAAGCTCACGTACGTGGACAACTCGAAGGGCACCGGCTCCAACGAGATCGAGAGCCAGAAGGACGTGCTCTTCTACTTCACCGGCCTGGCCAGCGTGCCGAAGATCGAGACCAACGGTTATCGCCCGGGCGCCATCGCCGATCACCTGACGAGCTACGGCGGGCAGGTGCCGACCAGCGGGCAGATGAGCATCGCGAAGTGGATCGAGGTCGGAGTCACCGGCAGCTTCGGCACCGTGGTCGAGCCCTGCAACTACCAGAGCAAGTTCCCGGATCCCCGCGTCGTCGTGCCGCGCTACTACCGCGGGGAGACGCTGCTCGAGGCCTACTGGAAGAGCGTCGCCGCGCCCGGCGAGGGCCTGTTCGTCGGCGAGCCCTTGGCGCGACCTTGGGGGGCGGAGATCGTCAGCTACGCCGGCGGCACCCTGAGCATCCAGACCACGCACCTCGATCCGGCGAAGAGCTACCAGATCGAGCGCGCGGACGCCGAGAGCGGCCCGTTCACGCTGGTGCAAGGCGGCATCACGGTGCCGAACCACCAGCGCGTCACGCTCACCGTCGCGCCGGCGGACGCGCCCGTCTATCGACTGTCCGTCGAGTGA
- a CDS encoding class I SAM-dependent methyltransferase: MAVNVDQENLEAVEAWNTVLFDKFVRFRELLTRGLGSHGDAVLERHPPRVGSRVLDVGCGFGDTTQVIARQVGPSGEAVGVDAAERFIEGARKEAEGAGVKNARFLVADVQASDLGGPYDQAFARFGTMFFASPVAAFRNIRRSLAPGGLLSMVVWRRKVDNPFFYDVEQRLLELIPHPDKGDQVTCGPGPFSMAEPNVVSAELEAAGFDRMTFERFDSEISIGKDLDHALEFAMALGPAGEILRLAGAEGERRRPEVEQALREVLAPLARPDGVFGRSSSWLVSARAR; the protein is encoded by the coding sequence ATGGCCGTCAACGTGGATCAGGAGAACCTGGAGGCCGTCGAGGCATGGAATACCGTGCTGTTCGACAAGTTCGTGCGCTTCCGCGAGCTCTTGACCCGGGGGCTCGGGTCCCACGGAGACGCCGTGCTCGAGCGCCATCCGCCGCGGGTCGGCTCGCGGGTGCTGGACGTCGGCTGCGGCTTCGGCGACACGACGCAGGTCATCGCGCGGCAAGTCGGCCCGAGCGGCGAAGCCGTGGGTGTGGACGCCGCCGAGCGCTTCATCGAGGGCGCGCGGAAAGAGGCGGAGGGCGCGGGCGTGAAGAACGCGCGCTTCCTGGTGGCGGACGTGCAGGCATCCGATCTGGGCGGCCCCTACGATCAGGCGTTCGCGCGCTTCGGCACGATGTTCTTCGCCAGCCCCGTGGCGGCGTTCCGCAACATCCGGCGTTCGCTCGCCCCCGGCGGGCTGCTCAGCATGGTGGTCTGGCGGCGCAAGGTGGACAACCCCTTCTTCTACGACGTCGAGCAGCGTTTGCTCGAGCTCATCCCGCACCCCGACAAGGGCGATCAGGTCACCTGCGGTCCGGGTCCGTTCTCGATGGCGGAGCCGAACGTCGTCAGCGCCGAGCTCGAGGCGGCGGGCTTCGATCGCATGACGTTCGAGCGCTTCGACTCCGAGATCTCGATCGGCAAGGACCTGGACCACGCCCTCGAGTTCGCCATGGCCCTGGGTCCCGCCGGCGAGATCCTGCGGCTCGCAGGCGCGGAAGGCGAGCGTCGCCGGCCGGAGGTGGAGCAGGCCCTGAGAGAAGTGCTGGCACCGCTCGCGCGCCCGGACGGCGTGTTCGGACGCTCGAGCAGCTGGCTGGTTTCGGCGCGAGCACGTTGA
- a CDS encoding glycosyltransferase family 2 protein produces the protein MERRWREALLLASVIIVEYATRRFLPACLTALEHSRLPRDAFEVLVVDNASPTPVADLAAGFPNVRFLTSRRNLGFAGGNALGLEHARGQHVALLNPDAVPTPGWLGAVLAPLAEPSVGIVGSKLLHPGTEVLQHAGGVLHPNALSSHFGRGETDLGQWDRQRDVEYVCGAAIALSRAVIERVGFLSPAYFPAYYEETELCVRARKAGFRVVYAPSAVAYHHEGVASGSAATRKYLERFHESRVRFVLRNYSRAELVRRFVPAELGWLYRHCPPAERRICARAYVGAWRTAWDGRRGTPMAGDVVSDSFRKDRA, from the coding sequence GTGGAACGACGATGGCGAGAAGCTCTCTTGCTGGCCTCGGTCATCATCGTCGAGTACGCGACCAGGCGGTTTCTGCCCGCTTGCCTGACCGCCCTGGAGCACAGCCGACTTCCGCGCGACGCGTTCGAGGTGCTCGTGGTGGACAACGCGTCGCCCACTCCGGTCGCCGACCTGGCCGCCGGGTTCCCCAACGTGCGCTTCCTGACCTCGCGCCGGAACCTGGGCTTCGCCGGGGGCAACGCTCTCGGTCTCGAGCACGCCCGCGGCCAGCACGTCGCCCTGCTGAACCCCGACGCCGTCCCCACCCCCGGCTGGCTCGGCGCCGTGCTGGCTCCGCTCGCCGAGCCGAGCGTGGGGATCGTGGGCTCGAAGCTCCTGCACCCGGGCACCGAGGTCCTTCAGCACGCGGGCGGCGTGCTCCACCCGAATGCCCTGAGCAGCCACTTCGGGCGCGGCGAGACCGATCTGGGCCAGTGGGATCGGCAGCGCGACGTGGAGTACGTGTGCGGCGCCGCCATCGCGCTCAGCCGCGCCGTGATCGAGCGCGTCGGGTTCCTGTCACCGGCCTACTTCCCCGCCTATTACGAGGAGACCGAGCTCTGCGTGCGGGCGCGCAAGGCGGGCTTTCGGGTCGTGTACGCCCCGAGCGCAGTCGCCTACCACCACGAAGGCGTGGCGAGCGGCTCCGCAGCGACGCGCAAGTACCTGGAGCGCTTCCACGAGAGCCGCGTGCGCTTCGTGCTCAGGAACTACTCGAGGGCCGAGCTCGTCCGGCGCTTCGTTCCCGCCGAGCTCGGCTGGCTCTACCGCCACTGCCCGCCCGCCGAGCGGCGCATCTGCGCGCGAGCCTACGTCGGGGCCTGGCGCACGGCCTGGGACGGGCGCCGCGGCACTCCAATGGCTGGCGACGTCGTGTCGGACAGCTTCCGAAAGGACCGAGCGTGA
- a CDS encoding aminotransferase class I/II-fold pyridoxal phosphate-dependent enzyme: protein MAAGIVGSEILKIAADIRALVAKGQKICNLTVGDFDPKQFQIPEALQKGIVAAYDAHETNYPPSNGMPELRAAVQRFYERELGLKVPVESILICGGARPVIYGVYRTLVDPGDVVVFPLPSWNNNHYIHMAGARGVPVKCGPETRFLPTRESILASLGEARLLCLNSPLNPTGTAMSHEMLAGISEAILTENHARERSGKRPVFLMYDQIYWMLTADGTSHVSPPGILPEMARYTIFVDGISKAFAATGVRVGWAVGPVDVIDRMSSILGHVGAWAPRAEQVATAKLLDDSAGIHAYVGELKRGIVSRLSALHEGFQALKAQGLPVDSLSPEGAIYLTVRVAPFGKKTTDGKLVGSNEDVRKLLLDRAGVGVVPFQAFGYPDDDGWFRLSVGAASLRDIQDALPRIGEALRGLS from the coding sequence ATGGCCGCGGGCATCGTCGGGTCGGAGATCCTGAAGATCGCGGCCGACATCCGCGCCCTCGTGGCCAAGGGGCAGAAGATCTGCAACCTGACCGTCGGCGACTTCGATCCGAAGCAGTTCCAGATCCCAGAGGCGCTCCAGAAGGGCATCGTCGCCGCCTACGACGCGCACGAGACCAACTACCCGCCGTCGAACGGCATGCCCGAGCTGCGCGCCGCCGTGCAGCGCTTCTACGAGCGCGAGCTCGGGCTGAAGGTGCCCGTCGAGTCGATCCTGATCTGCGGCGGAGCGCGCCCCGTCATCTACGGCGTGTACCGCACGCTGGTCGATCCCGGGGACGTGGTCGTGTTCCCGCTGCCGAGCTGGAACAACAACCACTACATCCACATGGCCGGCGCCCGTGGCGTGCCGGTGAAGTGCGGTCCGGAGACGCGCTTCCTGCCGACCCGCGAGAGCATCCTGGCGAGCCTGGGCGAGGCGCGCTTGCTGTGCCTCAACTCGCCGCTGAACCCCACCGGCACCGCGATGAGCCACGAGATGCTCGCCGGCATCTCCGAGGCGATTTTGACCGAGAACCACGCGCGCGAGCGGAGCGGGAAGCGTCCCGTCTTCCTGATGTACGACCAGATTTACTGGATGCTCACCGCGGACGGCACGAGCCACGTCTCGCCGCCGGGCATCCTGCCGGAGATGGCCCGCTACACCATCTTCGTGGACGGCATCAGCAAGGCCTTCGCCGCTACCGGCGTGCGCGTGGGCTGGGCGGTGGGCCCGGTGGACGTCATCGACCGCATGAGCTCCATCCTGGGGCACGTCGGGGCCTGGGCGCCGCGCGCCGAGCAGGTCGCGACGGCCAAGCTCCTGGATGACTCGGCCGGCATCCACGCCTACGTGGGCGAGCTCAAGCGCGGCATCGTCAGCCGACTCTCGGCGCTGCACGAAGGCTTCCAAGCCCTGAAGGCCCAGGGCCTGCCGGTGGACAGCTTGTCGCCGGAAGGAGCCATCTACCTCACGGTGCGCGTGGCCCCGTTCGGCAAGAAGACGACGGACGGCAAGCTCGTCGGCAGCAACGAGGACGTGCGCAAGCTCCTGCTCGACCGTGCGGGCGTCGGCGTGGTGCCGTTCCAGGCATTCGGCTACCCGGACGACGACGGCTGGTTCCGGCTCAGCGTGGGCGCCGCGTCGCTGCGCGACATCCAGGACGCGCTGCCGCGCATCGGCGAGGCGCTGCGCGGTCTGTCCTAG
- a CDS encoding CBS domain-containing protein, protein MTRKVLTAGADWTLAELKTFLLEHGISGAPVVDQTGKLVGVVSATDVLRSEDTSETTEGGYFATSLDRPLGEEELRTLMVEGGPTQVVGDVMTPVVFQAAADTPVDEAADTMVRGRIHRIVVTEHGAVVGIVTALDLVRALRDVLRENR, encoded by the coding sequence ATGACGCGCAAGGTGTTGACGGCGGGAGCCGACTGGACGCTGGCGGAGCTGAAGACGTTCCTGCTCGAGCACGGCATCAGCGGGGCCCCCGTGGTCGATCAGACCGGCAAGCTGGTGGGCGTGGTCTCTGCCACCGACGTCTTGCGCTCCGAGGACACGAGCGAGACCACCGAGGGCGGATACTTCGCCACCTCGCTCGACCGACCCCTGGGCGAAGAGGAGCTGCGCACGCTGATGGTCGAAGGCGGACCGACCCAGGTGGTGGGTGACGTGATGACCCCGGTGGTCTTCCAGGCCGCGGCCGACACGCCGGTGGACGAGGCGGCGGACACCATGGTGCGCGGCCGCATCCACCGCATCGTGGTCACCGAGCACGGCGCCGTCGTGGGCATCGTCACCGCGCTCGACCTGGTGCGGGCGCTGCGCGACGTGTTGCGCGAAAACCGCTAG
- a CDS encoding glycosyltransferase translates to MSRVVVFGHGPMRWETSNRLFALALRTWHFASILARGGHDVLLFAIRGHAFEGWPHDKVARVQRGRVCVWSVSEHLCHERGDFIRERIDAFAPDCLVGVNRDPAAIAVNFAEQRPFWADINGDPMAEAQVKAASLGADWNINEWYRTLVPVLARADRFSTCSRAQRHALIAQLGMLGRLTAKNDGYDFVSAIPNSIDDEELELLGRLPRVPRSPGEPFTVLWSGGYNTWTEPDVLFEALELAMDDAPELRFVSTGGGIAGHHIDAYQRFETRVARSRHKKRYELAGWVQTAELPAYYAGAHAAILVDRFSYEGTLGARTRMLDWLAAGLPIVSTRLSEISLDVERAGAAILAECGDARGLAEGLLELCRDPAAARTRGERGREFAHEVCRAERQLEPLTAWASAPTRPPDLEHRVALDWRPGLAVAARKQATLVRSELRQHGAGATLGKAGRLGLRKLRHGAERVANRLGLVETSELGAEADALEAPPLEAPRLAAFQWRERLAALAPRPEVAIALLVDASTELHVLDWTLKQLELQYLEGWKLVVASLGALDQPLEALLEAATVRLGTRRAELVRADRVDLGEHRRLRNADHVLLLGAGTLLRPDALAELVSTARAESADVVYGRERIVGASGVPAPAREKPGFSPDLLLCRPYLGPAVLYSGQVFALSPEHARDWPVDALLYDCALRASERASKVVHVPHVVCQVWERPLSEAELVERTRRRHAAELAAARDALFRRRVDASVEPGVSPGSLRVRCPVPEGNTLVVVPESASRRSLERALRSLRRHTKRPGVEIVSLRSPADLRSLEPEARWLVWVEPTLEALHDDWLECLLGELAYPGTVAVSPRLVNESGASLYAGDGSGTAADDYYWDVARRIAAPHASCFAATRAALADVELPFEPSALRDVLESRARAWTERGQGVRYTPHTAFCLHNDSGGDKPAARSTRRSAETRNAARKA, encoded by the coding sequence GTGAGTCGCGTCGTCGTCTTCGGGCACGGCCCGATGCGCTGGGAGACCAGCAATCGCCTGTTCGCGCTCGCGCTCCGGACCTGGCACTTCGCCAGCATCCTGGCCCGCGGCGGGCACGACGTGTTGCTCTTCGCCATTCGCGGGCACGCCTTCGAGGGCTGGCCGCACGACAAGGTCGCGCGCGTGCAGCGCGGGCGGGTCTGCGTCTGGTCGGTGTCCGAGCACCTGTGTCACGAGCGCGGCGACTTCATTCGGGAGCGCATCGACGCCTTCGCCCCGGACTGCCTGGTCGGCGTGAACCGCGACCCCGCCGCCATCGCCGTCAACTTCGCCGAGCAGAGGCCGTTTTGGGCGGACATCAACGGCGACCCGATGGCGGAGGCACAGGTCAAGGCCGCGAGCCTCGGCGCCGACTGGAACATCAACGAGTGGTACCGGACGCTGGTGCCGGTGCTGGCGCGCGCGGATCGCTTCTCCACCTGCTCGCGCGCCCAGCGCCACGCGCTGATCGCGCAGCTCGGCATGCTGGGCCGGCTCACCGCCAAGAACGACGGCTACGACTTCGTGAGCGCCATCCCGAACTCGATCGACGACGAGGAGCTGGAGCTCCTGGGTCGGCTGCCGCGCGTCCCGCGAAGTCCCGGCGAGCCCTTCACCGTGCTCTGGAGCGGCGGCTACAATACCTGGACGGAGCCGGACGTCTTGTTCGAGGCCCTGGAGCTCGCGATGGACGACGCCCCGGAGCTTCGTTTCGTCTCGACCGGCGGTGGCATCGCCGGGCACCACATCGACGCCTACCAGCGCTTCGAGACGCGTGTGGCCCGCTCGCGTCACAAGAAGCGCTACGAGCTCGCGGGCTGGGTCCAGACCGCCGAGCTGCCCGCGTATTACGCGGGAGCACACGCGGCGATCCTGGTGGACCGCTTCTCGTACGAGGGCACCTTGGGCGCCCGCACGCGAATGCTCGACTGGCTCGCTGCCGGGCTGCCCATCGTGAGCACGCGTCTGTCGGAGATCAGCCTGGACGTCGAGCGCGCCGGCGCGGCCATCCTGGCGGAGTGCGGCGACGCCCGCGGCCTGGCCGAGGGCTTGCTCGAGCTCTGCCGAGATCCCGCCGCGGCGCGCACCCGCGGCGAGCGAGGGCGGGAATTCGCCCATGAGGTATGCCGGGCCGAGCGCCAGCTCGAGCCGCTCACCGCCTGGGCCAGCGCCCCGACGCGCCCACCGGATCTCGAGCACCGGGTGGCGCTCGACTGGCGCCCGGGTCTCGCGGTGGCGGCCAGAAAACAAGCGACGCTGGTGCGCAGCGAGCTCCGGCAGCACGGCGCAGGTGCCACGCTGGGCAAGGCGGGCCGCCTGGGCCTGCGCAAGCTGCGCCATGGGGCGGAGCGCGTCGCCAATCGGCTGGGCCTGGTCGAGACCAGCGAGCTCGGCGCCGAGGCGGACGCGCTCGAGGCGCCGCCGCTCGAAGCGCCGCGCCTGGCGGCGTTCCAGTGGCGCGAGCGCCTCGCCGCGCTGGCTCCACGCCCGGAGGTCGCGATCGCGCTCTTGGTGGACGCCTCCACCGAGCTGCACGTGCTCGACTGGACGCTCAAACAGCTGGAGCTCCAGTACCTGGAGGGCTGGAAGCTCGTCGTCGCCAGCCTGGGTGCGCTCGACCAGCCGCTCGAGGCGCTGCTCGAGGCCGCGACGGTGCGACTGGGCACGCGGCGAGCCGAGCTGGTGCGAGCGGACCGGGTGGACCTCGGCGAGCACCGCAGGCTGCGCAACGCCGACCACGTGCTGCTGCTCGGAGCCGGCACGCTGCTGCGCCCCGATGCCCTGGCGGAGCTGGTCAGCACGGCACGGGCGGAGAGCGCCGACGTGGTGTACGGACGGGAGCGCATCGTCGGAGCGAGCGGCGTCCCGGCACCCGCGCGCGAGAAGCCGGGTTTCTCTCCGGACCTCTTGCTCTGCCGCCCTTACCTGGGCCCGGCGGTGTTGTACTCCGGGCAGGTCTTCGCGCTGTCGCCAGAGCACGCGCGGGACTGGCCCGTCGACGCGCTGCTCTACGACTGTGCGCTTCGCGCGAGCGAACGCGCGAGCAAGGTGGTGCACGTTCCGCACGTGGTTTGTCAGGTTTGGGAGCGCCCCCTCTCCGAAGCGGAGCTGGTGGAAAGGACCCGCCGCCGGCACGCCGCGGAGCTCGCCGCCGCTCGCGACGCGCTGTTCCGGCGGCGCGTCGACGCCAGCGTGGAGCCGGGTGTCTCGCCAGGCTCCCTCCGCGTCCGCTGCCCGGTACCAGAGGGCAACACGCTGGTCGTGGTTCCGGAGTCTGCCTCTCGCCGCTCGCTGGAGCGGGCGCTGCGCTCGCTCCGCCGTCACACCAAGAGGCCGGGAGTCGAGATCGTCTCGCTCCGGAGCCCGGCAGACCTCCGCTCGCTCGAGCCTGAGGCGCGCTGGCTGGTCTGGGTCGAGCCCACGCTCGAGGCCCTGCACGACGACTGGCTCGAGTGTCTCCTCGGGGAGCTCGCCTATCCGGGCACCGTCGCCGTCTCGCCCAGGCTGGTGAACGAGAGTGGAGCCTCGCTGTATGCGGGGGATGGCTCGGGCACCGCTGCCGACGACTACTACTGGGACGTGGCGCGACGCATCGCCGCGCCACACGCCTCGTGCTTCGCCGCGACCCGCGCCGCCTTGGCCGACGTCGAGCTCCCGTTCGAGCCGAGCGCGCTCCGGGACGTGCTCGAGTCGCGCGCACGAGCCTGGACCGAGCGCGGCCAGGGCGTCCGCTACACGCCGCACACGGCGTTCTGCCTGCACAACGACAGCGGCGGCGACAAGCCGGCGGCGCGCTCGACGCGGCGCTCCGCGGAGACGCGCAACGCCGCGCGCAAGGCCTAG